The DNA window TTGACGATGAGAAGCGGATGTACGGCTCCGGATCCGCCGCCAAAACCCGGCGGGCTATCTCCGGAAAGCGGCGTCCAAGGATGCTCAGGTTTGCTTCCAGAAGCTTCACGTTTCCTCCATGGAGGAAACGATTTCCCGCAGCTCCAGGATCTTCCCCGCTGTGTATTCGTCCGGATCCGCCTCGATTCCGGGAGGACATAATTTCAGCCGGAGCTCTCTGAAAAGGGGAGAGGAGGGATCCCGTGAAGCCATCCGACGGCTGTCGTCAAGGAGTTGTAACAAACGATCCTTTCTGAGACTGAAGGACGGGACGGAAATTCCCTGGAACGAGAGTCGCCCCTCGCTGCCTGAAATCTCTTCAGGATGTGGTGCCTGGACCGGAGGAAAAGGAAGGCCAATCCTGGATGGATTAAGCCGGAGAATTCTGTGCGCTGTCTCCTCCCCGAGGCCTGCGAACCAGTCGCTGTAGGTCCGGAGAGACGGAGACTGGCCCTGCTCCGGGGCTGTGTCCCGGGAGTAGCGGTATTTCCGGGAATAGAGAGGATGCGTACGGCAGACGTCTTTTGAAAAAGCAGGGTCAAAGCTGTGGGGCCGCACATGGGGATGTATATCGTCATAGCAAAGGTCGAGGCCGGCAATTATTACCGGTTCCCTGCTCAGGCCGAGGGAAAAGAATATGGCGCTTGCGGCGACGGTACCCATGGCAGGAATATTCAGGGGTTCGATATCAAGCAGGGACCAGAGGGCCTCCTCAAAAGGTTCACCGCAGCTTACGGGAAGAACCGGGCCCATGTGGCGGCGGATGCCGGTATCTGTAAAAAGCGGAGCCGCCAGAGGGACCTTCATGCCCTGAGCTTCTGAGAGATGCAGAGAGGCGTAGTACCCGGGATCTGTCTGGATAATGATGTCCGGAATACGCCCCAGGTTTCTGAGAAAGCTGAGGCTTGAGGGCAGGGCGATAAGGGCGGCCCTGCTGTTTCGAATATACTCCTCGTCGCGATTAAGGCTCGGACCTGATGCCGCAATCAGAAAGGGCCCCCGGGATTCTGAAATCCGGCAGAAATTCTGCGGGAAAAGGAAGTTGGATATACTGTTCCGTATCCAGCGGAAGCCGAAGGCTTTTATGGTGGTTATGTTACCGTTCAGAATGCGTATCCGCCGCTGGATTTTCGCGAGTACCTCCGAGGCTGTATCGGAAAATGCATTGATCGACGGCTGCCATTCCAGAAGAGCAAAACCCTGGACAAGGAGGATCTCTTCGTCAATGCAGCCCGTGAGGATTGCATCCAGAGGGTCCGAGGCCGGGGACCAGTATATTTCCCTTGCACCTCCGGAGAGATTCTCCGTCATCAGGTCGGAATGAAGAGACAGACTGACTATTCTTGTTTCGGGAAAGGTTCTGCGGACAGCCCCGGCAAGATACCCCAGCAGGTCACCGACAATAAGGACAGTCCCGGAGGCCTTAAAGGAACCGTGTATGCTGGAACGGACAAAACGTTCAGCTTCTCTGGAAGGATCAAACCGGGATATCAGGGCCCTGCCGTCCATGAGGGGAATGATATCTCCTGTTCGGCTTGCTTCAAAGCTCAGCATCGGCTAAGGCTGCTTCTCCGGCGGATACTGGGCAATAAGTTCCTCCAGGGAATCAAATGCGGCGGGAGGAGGTGCCAGGTGAAAATCTATCCCGGCCTCATTATCGGAAAAAAAGTTCTGCAGGGCAAGGCGAACCTGATGCTGCAGAAGCTTCGGATTCGGACGCTGCCGGGTTCCCAGCAGCAGGAGATACTCCTCGTCCTTCAGCGGAACAATCCGGGAGCTGCCCTCGAAGAGGGTTTCGATGATCCGCAGGCTGTCTCTCCTGGCTCTGAAAAGATCTACATCCGCGGAGAGGGCGGCAAGATGTATCAGCAGTCTGTTGAGGGAAAACCTTATTGCCGTCAATTCCTTTTTCCGGGAGTCAATCTTTCTCAGAAAATCTTTGATCTCCGAAACGCTGCCGGAGCTGCCTGTTCCCGGACTGCTCAAGCGGAGCAGTTTGTTTCGCCGGAGATAATTGCCCAGAGAAAGCTGCAGGGCCTCTATCTGATCTTCCGCCAGCGAAATGTAGTCCAGTTCGTTCGGCTCTTCGCCGAAAAGAAGGATCATTCCCGCCGGTTCATCATCGACACGGATCGCCAGCATGCGCAGATCTTCCAGGAGTTCATATTCCCTTGAAGAGAGAAAGGGCTCAAGAAAGGAGTAATCGTCAAAGGAGAGCCACGTCCCCTTCCGGGGGCTGCTGAAGGCATCTGCCGGAAAGCGGAGGCGGTTCCGGCTGGTAACATCCAGTCCGGTCTGTGCCCTGGGCAGAAAAAAACGCTCGTCCCTGTTTTTTGTGAGAAAAGCGCCTTTTTTTATGGAAAAAAGTTGTTTGACGTCTTCGAAAAGCTCCACGATCCCTTCCAGGGAGGGTGCCAGACTGTCGATCTTATCGCAGAGCTCCGTCAGCCCGGCCGCTGTGTCGGCCAGGTTTTTTTTTTTGCCCGGATCCCTGCCCGATTCGCCGCTTTTATTATCAGCCGGAGAGCTGTGGTCTTTGTACTCCTCAGCTCGGGCCCGCAAACCGCTTTTTGGCAGATTGCGGCGGGCCGAGGCTTTCTCAAGCAATCCCATTAGGACGATATCCCCAGTTCATCAAACAGTTTCTGATATACCTTGAAATGCTCGGATCTGGCAAACTCTTCAATCTTCTCTTCCGGCAGAGCCTCAAGAAGCTGGTCCATATAGGAGAGAACAGACTTTATCTCACTCTGCAGCGCAGGATTAAGGTCCAGAGACTCTGCGGAAGCTGCAGCATCTTCCCCGGTATACTCGGGTTCCGTGGCGGAATCTTCATACTCTTCTGCAGAAAGCTCATCAGCTTCGATTTCTTCAAAGTCATCAACAGAATCCCCGGCTTCAAGGCCGATTTCCTCTTCGCTCAGGTCGAGAATTTCATTCTCGGGAAATTCCGCCTCTTCTTCTGATGCTTCGATAATCTCTTCCATCTCCTGGGAGTCCTCGGGAGATATTTCCAGCTCTATTTCTTCCTCCAGATCTTCCAGTTCATTCCCGGTATCTTCGCCTTCAGTTTCCTCTTCTGCTTCGAGGGAAAGCTCTTCTTCCAGTTCTGAATCTTCCGATCCAAGTTCCAGATCTTCCAGATCGAGGTCTGCAAAATCCGGCTCTTCTGACTCTTCTCCAAACTCATCTTCGCTGAGGCTGAACTCATCACCTGCTTCAGTCTCCGGCTCTTCGGTACGTTCTTCCGCCGGGTACAGTTCTTCTTCCTCGATATCGAGGATGTCTTCGCCATCAAGAAGATCATCCGATCCAAGGTGTTCTTCAGGATTGTCCAGAAGTTCCAGTTCATCCTCGTCAAGGGTGTCAGCTGCTTCCGGGCTTTCGTCCAGATCCTCAAAATCATCCATGGCGGTGATGTCGAGTTCTTCCACTGCCTCGGATTCGGAAATATCGAAGTCTTCATCGTCTGCCCCGATTTCAGGCAGGCTTATCTCCTCTGCAGTTGCTTCCTCTTCCTCTTCAGGAATTCCCAGATCCGAAAGATCAAGCTCCTCCCCGGTATCCAGATCGGAAAGCTCGAGTTCATCCTCTTCGGTATCCGGCTCCGAGAGGTCTATTTCCTCTTCATGTTCCTCTTCCGGGCTTTCCAGTCCTGAAAGATCAAGCTCTTCAGTTTCTGACTCTTCCGTGCTTTCTTCGGCGGGGGAGAAGTCGATGGCCTCCGCAAGGCTGCTGTCCATGCTGGAGATGTTGATGTCGAGTTCCTCTTCGGGACCTTCGGAAGCTTTTCCCGCCTCTTCCGTAACATCCGCAGTATTCAGAATGTTGTCGAGCTCATCACCGGTCAGCGCGATGGTTTCATCCTCGTCTTCCTCGAAAAAGCCGGGCAGGCGCTCTTCGTCTTCCTCCTGATCCCGGTCCGCCGCTTCCCTTTCGGCGCCTGCGGGGGAAAGCTTCAGGCTGCTGAGCTCACTCTTGAGGGAGGCAAGTTCATCGCGAATTGAATGCAGTTCATCTTCAATTTTCCTCAGAACTTCGGATTTTTCCTCTATGGCCGTGTCCAGTTCTGAAGAGACGATGTTCTCCTCCACAAGGTTCTCCACGGAAAGTTCCGGCAGATCCTCTTCTTCGTCCTGTCCCAGGTCATCCAGGCTTATCTCCTCGGGTTCTTCGGAGAAAACGGAAGTATCGGAGAGTCCGGATTCTTCGGAATCCTTCTCCAGAGACATGGCTTCAAACTCTTCCTCATCAAAGGAGGGAAGTTCTTCCTGTCCGGCTTCCTCCGTATCCGCTTCCAGATTATCCAGGTCTAAATCGAAAAAGTCCTCTTCCTCGGATTCCCGGATTTCGTCTGCAGCTTCTTCTTCCTTATCCGGTGCTTCATATTCTGGTTCAAACAACTCGTCTTCCTCGTGCTGAGAGGTCTCTTCTTCCGAAGCCGGTTCGGAAAAAGAATCCTCCGGGGTGTCGATGGTGAAGATGTCTTCGTCGAGGGAGAACTCTTCCTCCGAAGGACTTTCCTGCTCTTCGGCTTCTTCCTCTTCGATGGAGTCAAAATCACTCATATCATCCAGGTCCTCCAGGCTGAAATCTTCCTCTATTGAATCATCCTCGCCGAATTCAGTCATCTCCGGGGCCTGCTCTGAAGTCGTATCGTCATTATTGTCTTCTTCTTCGGAGCCGCCTGTTTCAAGGTCTCCGAGAAGAGACTCCTCTTCCTCGGTCAGGAATGATGTGGCCCCTTCTATCTCGGGCAGATTCTCAAGGGAAAATGAGTCGCCGTCCGTTGTTTCGTCAATGTCTTCAGGGCCGGATTTTACCCAGACTCCGTACTCCTCAAGGGTCCCCCCCGTTGAATCGAGTTGTTCTGATGTATCCAGCGTATCAAAATCCTTTTCAACACCCATGGCCGTCTCCCGGATTATAGTTCACAGTACTCAATATATCGGCAAGAATCAATCATCCATTGAACAGAAATCTGATGCCCACTGTATAGTCAGAAATATATGCAGGAAACCCGGTATATACAGGTACTATCCAAGGGCTACCTCGTAACGCTGCCCTTATTCCATATCCTGTGTCCTCAGGTTTTTCCGCGATCCTCAACTCTGTATCAGCACGAGAGTTTGCGGGCACTGCAGGACCTGTCCTTCCTGATCAGGATAAAAAATACCATGGTTTTGGAGGCGCCCCAATATAAAGTTTAACCCTAGTTGGCCGTTATTTAAAGTATGAAGATTGGTACCCGTCTGCTTTTCTCGTTATATATCGGCTTTATGGCTGCCTCGCTTGTCTACTACCTGTACAGTCCAACGGGATTATTTGCTTATCGTCAGCTTCAGGGTGAGATTGTACGCCTTGAAAATAATCTTCAGGACCTGAAGGATCTTCACAGGGAGCTTTCCGGAGAATTCGACTCCCTGCGACGATCTTCCGAGACGGTAATTCTTCGGGCGCGGGACCTGGGCTATGCCCGGAGCGGTGAAACATTCCTGATGCTAGAGGATTTTAAGCCCAGACCGGGAAACTACTATTCCGTCGGACGGATTATAACTCCTGGAGCGGCTGAAGCGAATCGTAATGCAGCCTCCCTTCTGACTGGCATTGTTTCCATGGCTGCGGCTTTTCTGCTTATCGCAATTTTTACCAATCCCAGGGGAAGGGCAGACGGTTCTGCCCACAGTTAATGATGAAAACTCCTGACGGGATTCTGCTCAATCTTCAACCCTTTCCGCCCCGGGGAGAAATAATGCGGGACCTGCTCCTTGTCCTTAAGGAGCGGGATATACATACCTTCTATATCGACCCCGACAGACAGTTCTGCTGGAGTTTCGATCCAGCCCTGAAGGATTCCGCTGCCTACCCGGAAGAGTTCTTCCGGGGACTGCTTGCGACCGCAGAATCCCTCGGGCTCACACTGATTCCCGTTCTCTCCACCCGACGGATCTTTGAATTCATTCATGCCCATCCCGGAACAAAGAGCTCTGTATTGCCCGAAAAAGGAGCGCCCCAGATAAGTATCATTCAGCATCTTGTTGAAGACATGGTGGAGGATCTGCTCTCCGTGTTTGCCATGTCTCCCTGCATCGCAGTCACTGATTGCGGCCTGGAAGATGCGGAGGGCTCCGAAACCATGATTCCCGGGATATCCGAAATCCTGGAAGGGGTAGCTGAAGCCTTTGAGGAGAATCTTATTTCAATTGAACCCGGGGAGTGCTCATATGTCGAGGCAGAGGAAATCCGCGCCGGGTTTTCCGGCATTGTAAGGGTCCGTTCCAGACGTTTTTCGGGATTTTCCCTGCCGTCTCCCCCGGCATGGCTGGAACTGCTTCCGGAACCCCTGGTTTCTCGGGTCGCGGAGTTCACGGATTCCTATGCTCGAACAGACACACTTTTCAACGAGGCCTGGCACCTTCTGCGCCTCAGGTGGGAGAGAAGAACGGGAAGTGCGGCTCCCTTCATGGCAAGGCTGCGGGAGATCCGGAAGTTCGCTTCTCCTTTAAGGGAGCAGGGGAAAAGGCTTTTTCATTCGGAATGGTTCGAAAATGAACAGAGACGATGGCATTACTCCCTTTACGAGGCTGCTCTCCACCAGTTTGCAGTCCGGCCGGGATCCCAGGAGGAACTCTCCTCTGTCCGCGCACTGCTGGATCCGGTATCTGGAGTCAAGAGGTAGATATGAGCTCAATTCCGGTTATTTCGACGGCAAAAAACATCAACTCCCGTATAAGAGAGTATGTTTCCCGGCAGTTCTCCGGGGATGAACCGATTTTCCTCACAAAAAGGGAGGATGTCCTCGCGTATCTGAAATATGAGCTGCCCGAACTGGTGATTTATAATCTGAGCGACGGGCAGATCAACATCCGCGGAGTACTGGACGAGGTATTGAAGGATCCCTGGATTCTTTACGGAGGAATAATCGGCATATACAAAGGAAGTCTGGACCCGGAGTTTGAAGCCTACCTCAAACAGTTCAACTGCATATCTCTTATTCCTGAGTATGACCTTGATTTCAGCTTTCCCAGGGCCTTGAGAATAATCCGTCAGAACAGGAACATTCTGTTTCACCGGGACCTGTACAATAAGCTCTTCGACTCAATAAACGGTGCCTTCGTTATCGACAACGATCCCTTCGATATAAAAACCTATGCCAATCTTTTAACCAACTATCTGTTCAATTCAGATTTTATCAATAAAGACTCCAGGGACAGGCTTCAGGTTTCCCTTATGGAGCTTCTCATGAACGCCATCGAGCATGGAAACTGCCGTATTTCCTACGAAGAAAAGAGCAGCTGGCTCAAGGATCACAATGATATCTTTGAACTGATCCGGGAGAAGAACAGAAATCCCGAAATTGCCCGGCGAAAAGTCCGGTTCAATTATCATATAACAACCGACCACAGCAGTTTCTCCATCTGTGACGAGGGTGAGGGCTTTGACTGGCAATCGGTAATATGCAACAGTGACAGCAGGGTCAATCTGGGAAAACACGGTCATGGTATACGGATGTCCAATTACTACATGGGCGGGCTTGAATACAACGAGGCCGGCAACTGCGTCTCCTTTCGGATCATGCATCAGAAGGACGAGGTCAACATTGTCCCCGGAATCCTGCGGGGGCAGAAGGAACGGATATTCAATGACGGAGAGGTGGTTTTTACCGAGAACGAGGACTCGAATTACCTCTATTATATTGTCAGCGGAACCTTTGACGTTACCTCCAAGGGCAAACATCTCTCCACTCTGACGACTGCGGATATGTTTCTCGGGGAGATGTCCTTTCTGATCAATAACCGGCGTTCCGCCACGGTCACCTCCAGGGGAAGGTCGATTCTCCTGAAAATTTCCAAGGTTGATTTTGTAAATCTGATACGCCGGAATCCACACTACGGTCTCTTCCTTGCACGGCTTCTGGCTCAGCGCCTGTCCAGGTTAAATGAATATATAGCAAAAATGTAATTTCCCGGGTCCCTCCACGAAAATCCCCCAAGGCAGATGCTCCTTTCTATTGATGATTCTTCCGGTTTACTGATACATTAGACGCACACGACTGGCGCTGCTTTGAAGGCGGAATCGACCGCCGGGAAGTTATCCGCCGTTGTCCCGCGCGCCTGGGGACGCGACGCATATTTAGGAGGATTTATGAACATCACCAAGGAGTATCTCTCCGCCAATCCGAATCCCGATGCCGGCGCGCTGGCGTATGTAGCCTCACTGGAGTCGGTCCATTCCGTTGCCCCGGAAATTGCCGACAAGATTGTGCAGGAACTCGCGGACCAGCGGACGAACCTGAAGCTTATCGCCAGCGAAAACTACTGTTCCCTGCCGACCCAGCTGGCGATGGGAAACCTGTTAACCGACAAGTATTCCGAGGGTTTCCCCTACCACCGCTTCTACGCCGGCTGCGATAACGTCGATGCCGTCGAGAGCAGGGCGGCGCAGATTGCCTGTGAGATTTTCGGCGCCGATTACGCCTATGTTCAGCCTCATTCGGGAGCCGATGCCAACCTGATCGCCTACTGGGCCATATTGAACCAGCGCATAGAGGTTCCGGGCCTGGAGGAGATTGGCGAGTCCAATCCCTCGAACCTTTCCCGGGAGGACTGGGACAGACTGCGGGAACGTCTCGGAAACCAGCGGCTCCTGGGCCTGGATTACTATTCCGGCGGACACCTGACCCACGGATACCGCCACAATGTTTCCGCCCAGATGTTTGATTCCTACACCTATACGGTTGACCGTGAGACGGGACTTCTCGACTATGACGCCATCGAGGCCCAGGCCGAGGAGATCAAACCCCTGATTCTGCTGGCCGGTTACAGCGCCTATCCCCGGAAGATCGATTTCAAACGTATGCGCCGGATCGCCGACAAGGTCGGGGCGGTGCTTATGGTGGACATGGCCCACTTTGCCGGTCTTGTCGCCGGAGGTGTCTTCAGCGGAGATTTCGATCCCGTGGCCCACGCCCATGTAGTCACCACTACCACCCACAAGACCCTCAGGGGACCCCGGGGCGGAATGATTCTCTGCACGGAGGAGTTCGCCGAAGCCGTCAACAAAGGATGCCCCATGGTAATCGGCGGGCCGCTGCCCCACATCATGGCCGCCAAGGCGGTAGCCTTTACCGAAGCGGCCAAGCCGGAGTTCAGGGAATATGCAGCCAGGATTGTAGATAACTGTCAGACCCTTGCTGCGGACTGCCAGGCCGAGGGAATGACTATCGCCACCGGCGGGACGGACAATCACCTGTTTCTTATCGATGTGCGGGGTTTCGGGCTAACCGGCCGTCAGGCGGAGAGCGTGCTTCGGGAATGCGGTATTACCCTGAACCGGAACTCCCTTCCCTTTGATCCCAACGGTGCCTGGTATACCTCGGGTCTGCGTGTAGGTACCGCCGCCGTTACCACCCTGGGAATGGGAAAAGGCGAGATGAAAGAGATTGCCTCAATCATCGGTACTGTACTCGGCAATACCCGCCCCGCCACCGTTACGAAGGGAAAGAACGCAGGAAAGTCCAGCAAAGCCAGGTATGAAATATCTGAAGAGGTGGCAGCGGCAGCAAAGCAGAGGGTAAGGGATCTTCTGTCGAGGTTCCCTGTATACCCGGAACTGGACCTTAACTTTATGCAGGAGCATTTTCAGGACTAATTCGAGG is part of the Marispirochaeta aestuarii genome and encodes:
- a CDS encoding glycine hydroxymethyltransferase — translated: MNITKEYLSANPNPDAGALAYVASLESVHSVAPEIADKIVQELADQRTNLKLIASENYCSLPTQLAMGNLLTDKYSEGFPYHRFYAGCDNVDAVESRAAQIACEIFGADYAYVQPHSGADANLIAYWAILNQRIEVPGLEEIGESNPSNLSREDWDRLRERLGNQRLLGLDYYSGGHLTHGYRHNVSAQMFDSYTYTVDRETGLLDYDAIEAQAEEIKPLILLAGYSAYPRKIDFKRMRRIADKVGAVLMVDMAHFAGLVAGGVFSGDFDPVAHAHVVTTTTHKTLRGPRGGMILCTEEFAEAVNKGCPMVIGGPLPHIMAAKAVAFTEAAKPEFREYAARIVDNCQTLAADCQAEGMTIATGGTDNHLFLIDVRGFGLTGRQAESVLRECGITLNRNSLPFDPNGAWYTSGLRVGTAAVTTLGMGKGEMKEIASIIGTVLGNTRPATVTKGKNAGKSSKARYEISEEVAAAAKQRVRDLLSRFPVYPELDLNFMQEHFQD
- a CDS encoding 6-hydroxymethylpterin diphosphokinase MptE-like protein, giving the protein MLSFEASRTGDIIPLMDGRALISRFDPSREAERFVRSSIHGSFKASGTVLIVGDLLGYLAGAVRRTFPETRIVSLSLHSDLMTENLSGGAREIYWSPASDPLDAILTGCIDEEILLVQGFALLEWQPSINAFSDTASEVLAKIQRRIRILNGNITTIKAFGFRWIRNSISNFLFPQNFCRISESRGPFLIAASGPSLNRDEEYIRNSRAALIALPSSLSFLRNLGRIPDIIIQTDPGYYASLHLSEAQGMKVPLAAPLFTDTGIRRHMGPVLPVSCGEPFEEALWSLLDIEPLNIPAMGTVAASAIFFSLGLSREPVIIAGLDLCYDDIHPHVRPHSFDPAFSKDVCRTHPLYSRKYRYSRDTAPEQGQSPSLRTYSDWFAGLGEETAHRILRLNPSRIGLPFPPVQAPHPEEISGSEGRLSFQGISVPSFSLRKDRLLQLLDDSRRMASRDPSSPLFRELRLKLCPPGIEADPDEYTAGKILELREIVSSMEET
- a CDS encoding midas domain-containing protein, whose translation is MGVEKDFDTLDTSEQLDSTGGTLEEYGVWVKSGPEDIDETTDGDSFSLENLPEIEGATSFLTEEEESLLGDLETGGSEEEDNNDDTTSEQAPEMTEFGEDDSIEEDFSLEDLDDMSDFDSIEEEEAEEQESPSEEEFSLDEDIFTIDTPEDSFSEPASEEETSQHEEDELFEPEYEAPDKEEEAADEIRESEEEDFFDLDLDNLEADTEEAGQEELPSFDEEEFEAMSLEKDSEESGLSDTSVFSEEPEEISLDDLGQDEEEDLPELSVENLVEENIVSSELDTAIEEKSEVLRKIEDELHSIRDELASLKSELSSLKLSPAGAEREAADRDQEEDEERLPGFFEEDEDETIALTGDELDNILNTADVTEEAGKASEGPEEELDINISSMDSSLAEAIDFSPAEESTEESETEELDLSGLESPEEEHEEEIDLSEPDTEEDELELSDLDTGEELDLSDLGIPEEEEEATAEEISLPEIGADDEDFDISESEAVEELDITAMDDFEDLDESPEAADTLDEDELELLDNPEEHLGSDDLLDGEDILDIEEEELYPAEERTEEPETEAGDEFSLSEDEFGEESEEPDFADLDLEDLELGSEDSELEEELSLEAEEETEGEDTGNELEDLEEEIELEISPEDSQEMEEIIEASEEEAEFPENEILDLSEEEIGLEAGDSVDDFEEIEADELSAEEYEDSATEPEYTGEDAAASAESLDLNPALQSEIKSVLSYMDQLLEALPEEKIEEFARSEHFKVYQKLFDELGISS
- a CDS encoding FtsB family cell division protein; the encoded protein is MKIGTRLLFSLYIGFMAASLVYYLYSPTGLFAYRQLQGEIVRLENNLQDLKDLHRELSGEFDSLRRSSETVILRARDLGYARSGETFLMLEDFKPRPGNYYSVGRIITPGAAEANRNAASLLTGIVSMAAAFLLIAIFTNPRGRADGSAHS
- a CDS encoding cyclic nucleotide-binding domain-containing protein, which encodes MSSIPVISTAKNINSRIREYVSRQFSGDEPIFLTKREDVLAYLKYELPELVIYNLSDGQINIRGVLDEVLKDPWILYGGIIGIYKGSLDPEFEAYLKQFNCISLIPEYDLDFSFPRALRIIRQNRNILFHRDLYNKLFDSINGAFVIDNDPFDIKTYANLLTNYLFNSDFINKDSRDRLQVSLMELLMNAIEHGNCRISYEEKSSWLKDHNDIFELIREKNRNPEIARRKVRFNYHITTDHSSFSICDEGEGFDWQSVICNSDSRVNLGKHGHGIRMSNYYMGGLEYNEAGNCVSFRIMHQKDEVNIVPGILRGQKERIFNDGEVVFTENEDSNYLYYIVSGTFDVTSKGKHLSTLTTADMFLGEMSFLINNRRSATVTSRGRSILLKISKVDFVNLIRRNPHYGLFLARLLAQRLSRLNEYIAKM